A genomic stretch from Telopea speciosissima isolate NSW1024214 ecotype Mountain lineage chromosome 7, Tspe_v1, whole genome shotgun sequence includes:
- the LOC122670053 gene encoding histone deacetylase 2, with protein MASSSSSIAVSGGSSSVDSETLRRNRVLSSKLYFDVSLTKVPLIYSSSYDIAFLGMEKLHPFDSSKWGRICRFLIKDGVLEKNQIVEPLEASKDDLLVVHPESYLISLKSSLNISIIIEVPPVALLPNCLVQQKVLYPFRKQVGGTILAAKLAKERGWAINVGGGFHHCSAEKGGGFCAYADISLCICYAFIRLNISRVMIIDLDAHQGNGHETDFSHDNRVYILDMYNPEIYPYDFGARRCIDQKVEVGSGTSTNEYLKQLDKALEVAGRTFDPELVVYNAGTDILDGDPLGMLKVSPDGVVSRDEKVFRFAKEKNVPLVMLTSGGYMRSSARVIADSLINLSKNCLIDLGSPSGKM; from the exons ATGGCGAGTTCATCTTCATCCATTGCCGTCTCTGGAGGTTCCTCTTCTGTCGATTCGGAAACTCTCCGTAGGAATCGAGTTCTTTCCAGCAAGCTCTACTTCGATGTGTCTCTCACCAAG GTTCCTCTAATTTACTCTTCTTCCTATGACATCGCATTTCTTGGGATGGAGAAACT GCACCCTTTTGATTCATCAAAATGGGGTCGAATATGCCGGTTTCTCATCAAAGATGGTGTTCTTGAAAAGAATCAGATAGTTGAGCCTCTTGAAGCTTCAAAAGATGATCTACTTGTG GTGCACCCAGAATCATACTTGATTAGCCTGAAAAGCAGTCTGAACATCTCCATTATAATTGAG GTGCCTCCTGTTGCACTACTGCCCAATTGCCTTGTGCAGCAGAAAGTGCTGTATCCATTCCGTAAGCAG GTGGGGGGAACCATTTTAGCAGCAAAGCTTGCAAAAGAACGAGGATGGGCCATCAATGTCGGTGGAGGGTTTCATCACTGCTCTGCAGAGAAAGGAGGTGGATTCTGTGCATATGCAGACATTTCACTTTGCATTTGTTATGCTTTTATCCGGTTAAATATTTCGAG AGTTATGATTATTGATCTTGATGCACATCAAGGGAATGGCCATGAAACTGACTTTTCGCATGACA ATAGAGTCTATATTCTGGACATGTACAACCCTGAGATATATCCTTAT gattttggGGCTAGGAGGTGCATTGATCAAAAGGTTGAAGTAGGG AGTGGAACCAGCACTAATGAGTACTTAAAGCAGTTAGACAAAGCACTTGAG GTTGCTGGCCGTACATTTGATCCCGAGCTGGTGGTGTACAATGCTGGAACTGATATCCTAGATGGAGATCCTCTGGGCATGTTGAAG GTCAGTCCTGACGGAGTGGTCAGTAGAGATGAGAAGGTGTTCAGATTTGCCAAAGAGAAGAATGTTCCTCTTGTTATGCTTACATCAG GTGGTTACATGAGATCCAGTGCAAGGGTTATAGCAGACTCACTGATAAATTTGTCAAAGAATTGCTTGATAGACTTGGGCAGCCCTTCAGGGAAAATGTGA